The Triplophysa rosa linkage group LG3, Trosa_1v2, whole genome shotgun sequence genome has a segment encoding these proteins:
- the ano10b gene encoding anoctamin-10, producing MKTQKEPLEELSAWGKSSGPNSWSRVSCPCCISSQIEPLVLIQLSENVQPITKQWIMSVISAPVKTGGSQLLVHPGEDMKGDMIVVAAPRCTLLRVTEDLGLCKTYQDGNMTAFSYEDKDNFCNIEDMQRFLTLAERQFIVKHELDSMRALEDQRIPGVPAPKGKLKARESILQKLEKAGVIRNITPLHDQKKLTALGKQWYSQKNLWGQPLDGIQAYFGGTIAYYFSFLDFYTLSLFPPAILGLFITFFLPSINFSSENTTASESTQAKEDDDQPSVSSYMVQAVFSMLWSTVFMELWKRRSAALSYRWGTFNLAEQFQEPRPGFHGEIGTNPVTGRLEPLFPDWKRRVRIGLVSVPVVGAFLGLVVMGMAGFYFFERLVSGWHKSYDSYFTVALLYLPSVAHIVYTNVLGNVYRNVALQLTEAENHREESSFDYHHTTKVLVFTFFNNFAVLFHITFFKEDLALLRKRLSSLLIVTQVVNQFTEVVVPFLVDRFMSTSERNLKEDDPEVDHLQAQGNLPAFPGLFAEYIELLVQFGYLSLFSCVYPLTAPLLLLNNFTEIRTDAYKLCKLFNKPFSAPVANMGVWQVAFEVLSFISVMSNCWLLLLSPRVKDLTQDAGLSSGQVLVFAVIVEHALIAAKMILAFIIPDEPDWVRIKREQIEFHSMQALKKQRVKRIQVDDTLPLKDKL from the exons ATGAAGACCCAGAAGGAACCTCTGGAGGAGCTTTCAGCCTGGGGCAAGTCGTCAGGGCCCAACTCCTGGTCTCGGGTCAGCTGTCCCTGCTGTATTTCCAGCCAAATAGAGCCTCTGGTTCTGATCCAGCTGTCTGAGAATGTTCAGCCCATCACCAAACAGTGGATCATGTCTGTGATATCAGCACCTGTGAAGACTGGAG GGTCCCAACTGTTAGTTCATCCAGGTGAGGACATGAAAGGGGACATGATAGTTGTGGCGGCCCCTCGCTGCACTCTTCTCAGGGTTACAGAGGACCTGGGGCTCTGTAAAACCTACCAGGACGGAAACATGACAGCGTTTTCCTATGAGGACAAAGACAACTTCTGCAACATTG AGGACATGCAGCGGTTCCTGACATTGGCTGAGAGGCAGTTCATCGTCAAACATGAGCTGGATTCCATGAGAGCTTTGGAGGACCAGCGTATCCCAGGAGTCCCTGCACCCAAGGGGAAGTTGAAAGCTAGAGAAAGCATCT TACAGAAGCTGGAGAAAGCAGGCGTAATCCGCAACATCACTCCACTACATGACCAAAAGAAGCTGACAGCATTGGGGAAACAGTGGTACTCTCAGAAGAATCTGTGGGGGCAGCCGCTag ATGGCATTCAAGCTTATTTCGGTGGCACCATAGCCTATTACTTCAGCTTCCTGGACTTCTACACTTTGTCATTGTTTCCTCCGGCCATCCTGGGCCTGTTCATCACCTTCTTCCTCCCCAGCATAAACTTTTCAAGTGAAAACACAACAGCGAGCGAGTCTACGCAGGCAAAGGAAGATGACGACCAGCCTTCTGTCAGTTCCTACATGGTGCAGGCTGTGTTCAGCATGCTTTGGTCCACAGTATTCATGGAGCTTTGGAAGCGTAGGAGCGCAGCCTTATCTTACCGCTGGGGAACGTTTAATTTAGCCGAACAGTTCCAAGAACCCCGACCGGGTTTCCACGGAGAAATAGGCACCAATCCGGTCACGGGACGGCTGGAGCCGTTGTTTCCCGATTGGAAGAGGAGGGTCAGGATAGGGTTGGTTTCGGTGCCTGTGGTCGGGGCGTTTTTAGGCCTAGTGGTCATGGGAATGGCAGGGTTCTACTTCTTCGAGCGACTGGTTTCTGGCTGGCATAAATCGTACGACTCGTACTTCACGGTTGCCTTGTTGTATTTACCCTCCGTAGCTCATATTGTCTACACTAATGTGCTGGGGAATGTGTATCGTAACGTAGCCCTGCAGCTAACAGAAGCGG AAAATCATAGAGAGGAGTCGTCCTTCGATTATCATCACACCACCAAAGTCCTTGTG tttacattttttaacaattttgcCGTCCTGTTCCACATCACTTTCTTCAAGGAGGACCTTGCTCTTCTGCGGAAG AGATTATCCTCTCTGCTGATAGTGACCCAAGTGGTGAACCAGTTTACGGAGGTCGTGGTTCCTTTCCTTGTGGACCGTTTTATGTCAACTTCAGAAAGGAACCTGAAGGAAGATGATCCAGAAGTGGACCATCTTCAAGCGCAGGGAAACCTACCAGCTTTCCCA GGCCTGTTTGCCGAATACATTGAGCTTCTGGTTCAGTTTGGGTACCTGAGTCTGTTCTCCTGTGTCTACCCTCTGACCGCCCCCCTGTTGCTGCTCAATAACTTCACAGAGATTCGGACAGATGCCTACAAACTTTGCAAGCTCTTTAACAAGCCCTTCTCTGCCCCTGTGGCCAACATGGGCGTATGGCAG GTCGCGTTTGAGGTGTTGAGCTTCATATCGGTAATGTCTAACTGCTGGCTGTTGCTTCTGTCGCCGCGTGTGAAGGATCTCACACAGGACGCTGGTCTCAGCAGTGGTCAAGTCCTTGTCTTTGCCGTCATCGTGGAG CACGCCCTCATTGCAGCGAAAATGATTCTGGCTTTCATTATTCCTGATGAACCGGATTGGGTCCGAATCAAGAGAGAACAAATCGAGTTTCATTCTATGCAGGCTCTCAAGAAGCAG AGGGTTAAGCGCATCCAGGTGGATGACACGCTCCCCCTGAAGGACAAACTCTGA